The Fimbriimonas ginsengisoli Gsoil 348 genome window below encodes:
- a CDS encoding acetylornithine transaminase: protein MLKYDSIKTADDEFVLHTYNRMPALFVQGAGCSLWDNRGNEYLDMLAGIAVCQLGHCHPAVVAAITRQAQQLIHTSNLLLTAPQAQLAKRLTEISGMERVFFANDGATANEAALKIAKKHGNKKRPDGDYQIITLHRSFHGRTMGALSATGQRKYQRPFEPLVPGFVHVTADDLQELRDAFSHKTAAVLLEPIMGEGGILDLSTEYLQEAERLCREHDALLILDEVQCGMGRSGKWFTFQHHGVRPDVLILAKGLGGGLPIGAVVVAQKATSVLEPGDHGTTFGGNPLVCAAALAVIDTLDHQDLLENAERVGGFLRDALAKLPGVVEVRGKGLMLGAVLDKPVARDIVRACFDRKLIINATDELNLRFVPPLIVTEEQIAKAIGILAEAMGVETPALTPISTRTSTAVKPAHDFLSIDDMTDGQLEEVLDLAAYSKQRRALAPSVIQAVEGRTVAMVFEKQSLRTRVSFETAIRELGGHPLHLGKDSIAMGQREPIKDVASNLSRWCSLIVARLYWQRDIVELAEHATVPVVNALTEWEHPCQALADMQTIREVFGQDKVKITYVGDGNNVARSLAKLATRLGYPFTICGPENFRLEPIEGVRQTTNLEEGVAGAHVVYTDVWVSMGDEHEQEHRLKVFEPYQVNGRLMSMAEKDAIFLHCLPARRGFEVTADVIDGPQSRTDDQAENRLHAQKALLQKIMGL, encoded by the coding sequence ATGTTGAAATACGATTCGATCAAGACGGCCGACGACGAGTTCGTGCTGCACACCTACAACCGAATGCCGGCACTCTTCGTGCAAGGCGCGGGCTGCTCCCTCTGGGATAACCGGGGGAACGAGTACCTGGATATGCTTGCCGGCATCGCGGTCTGCCAGCTTGGCCATTGCCATCCGGCCGTGGTCGCCGCGATCACCCGTCAGGCGCAGCAGCTCATCCACACCAGCAATCTCCTTCTCACGGCCCCCCAGGCGCAGCTCGCCAAGCGGCTGACGGAGATCAGCGGCATGGAGCGGGTCTTCTTCGCCAACGACGGGGCGACCGCCAACGAAGCGGCCCTGAAGATCGCCAAGAAGCACGGAAACAAGAAGCGTCCGGACGGCGACTACCAGATCATCACCCTTCATCGCTCGTTCCACGGGCGAACGATGGGCGCGCTCTCGGCAACCGGGCAGCGCAAATACCAACGTCCGTTCGAGCCGCTCGTCCCCGGCTTCGTCCACGTAACCGCCGACGATCTCCAAGAGCTTCGAGACGCCTTCAGCCACAAAACGGCGGCGGTCCTTCTCGAGCCGATCATGGGCGAGGGGGGAATCCTGGACCTCTCGACCGAATACCTCCAGGAAGCCGAGCGGCTGTGCCGAGAGCACGACGCGCTACTTATCCTCGACGAGGTTCAGTGCGGCATGGGGCGGAGCGGAAAGTGGTTCACCTTCCAACACCACGGGGTCCGACCCGACGTGCTCATTTTGGCGAAGGGCCTTGGGGGCGGCTTGCCGATCGGCGCGGTCGTCGTCGCCCAGAAGGCGACCTCCGTTCTCGAACCCGGTGACCACGGCACCACATTCGGGGGCAACCCCTTGGTCTGCGCCGCCGCGCTGGCCGTGATCGACACTTTGGACCACCAAGACCTTCTTGAGAATGCGGAGAGGGTGGGCGGTTTCTTAAGGGACGCGCTCGCAAAACTGCCCGGAGTGGTCGAAGTCCGAGGAAAGGGGCTGATGCTCGGCGCGGTTTTGGACAAGCCGGTGGCGAGAGACATCGTTCGTGCCTGCTTCGACCGAAAGCTGATTATCAACGCGACCGACGAGCTTAATCTTCGATTCGTGCCGCCGCTCATCGTCACCGAGGAGCAGATCGCCAAGGCGATCGGTATCTTGGCCGAGGCAATGGGAGTGGAAACGCCGGCGCTGACGCCGATTTCGACCCGGACGTCGACGGCCGTCAAGCCGGCTCACGACTTCTTGTCGATCGACGACATGACGGACGGGCAGCTAGAAGAGGTGCTGGACCTCGCCGCTTACAGCAAGCAGCGCCGCGCGCTCGCCCCGTCGGTCATTCAGGCGGTAGAGGGGCGAACCGTCGCAATGGTGTTCGAGAAGCAATCGCTTCGAACCCGAGTCTCATTCGAAACCGCGATCCGAGAGCTTGGCGGGCATCCTCTCCACCTCGGAAAAGATTCGATCGCAATGGGTCAACGAGAGCCGATCAAGGATGTCGCCAGCAACCTCTCCCGTTGGTGCAGCCTCATCGTGGCCCGCCTCTATTGGCAGCGCGACATCGTGGAGCTTGCCGAGCATGCCACCGTGCCCGTCGTCAACGCCCTCACGGAGTGGGAGCATCCTTGCCAGGCCCTAGCCGATATGCAGACGATCCGGGAGGTTTTCGGCCAGGACAAGGTGAAGATCACCTACGTCGGCGACGGAAACAACGTCGCCCGCTCGCTCGCCAAGCTGGCGACGCGCCTCGGCTATCCGTTCACCATCTGCGGCCCCGAGAACTTCCGCCTGGAGCCAATCGAAGGGGTTCGGCAGACGACCAACCTCGAAGAAGGGGTTGCCGGCGCCCACGTGGTGTACACGGACGTTTGGGTATCCATGGGCGACGAGCACGAGCAGGAGCACCGCCTGAAGGTGTTCGAGCCGTACCAGGTGAATGGCCGGCTGATGTCGATGGCGGAAAAAGACGCCATCTTCCTCCACTGCCTTCCGGCCCGCCGCGGCTTCGAGGTTACGGCGGACGTCATCGACGGTCCGCAGAGCCGCACCGACGACCAAGCCGAGAACCGCCTCCACGCGCAGAAGGCGCTGTTGCAGAAGATCATGGGTTTGTAG
- a CDS encoding M48 family metallopeptidase has product MAERKILTGITADAFVSDADRWALDKLKRVPLLPMVISKFYELGFDRWMYCMNMSRSVRCGPRQYPTLYGILQESCRVLDMPEPELYLANEAQANAFAGGVERPYITLYSGIVNNMTDEQLYYLIGHELGHIKAEHVLYFSVGSVLIPLLDLLGRRTLGTSDVATYAMILAFYEWMRQAEYSADRAGLLASQSIDEGLGGLLAMTAGFNRYANEESVEAFMEQARAYQDADPLDQIGKVLIFMMGGKYFTHPMPVARAQDLERWYLSGAYDLIMEGKYEGAPKEPAGR; this is encoded by the coding sequence ATGGCCGAGAGAAAGATTCTGACCGGCATTACTGCCGACGCCTTTGTGTCCGACGCCGACCGGTGGGCGTTGGACAAGCTCAAGCGCGTACCGCTCCTTCCGATGGTGATCTCCAAGTTCTACGAGCTCGGTTTCGATCGCTGGATGTACTGCATGAACATGAGCCGCTCGGTCCGTTGCGGGCCTCGGCAATATCCGACGCTTTACGGCATCCTCCAGGAGTCGTGCCGAGTGCTCGACATGCCAGAGCCGGAGCTTTATCTGGCGAACGAAGCGCAGGCGAATGCCTTCGCGGGCGGCGTCGAACGCCCCTACATCACCTTGTACAGCGGCATCGTCAACAACATGACCGACGAGCAATTGTATTACTTGATCGGCCATGAACTTGGACACATCAAGGCGGAGCACGTCCTTTATTTCTCCGTAGGAAGCGTACTGATCCCCTTGCTCGACCTTCTCGGTAGGCGAACGCTCGGCACCAGCGACGTGGCGACTTACGCGATGATCCTCGCCTTCTACGAGTGGATGCGTCAGGCCGAATACAGCGCCGACCGGGCGGGTTTGCTGGCTTCCCAGTCGATCGACGAAGGGCTGGGCGGCTTGCTGGCGATGACCGCGGGCTTCAACCGGTACGCCAACGAGGAGAGCGTCGAAGCGTTTATGGAGCAGGCGCGCGCCTACCAGGACGCAGATCCGCTTGACCAGATCGGCAAGGTGCTGATCTTTATGATGGGCGGCAAGTATTTCACTCACCCGATGCCGGTGGCGAGAGCCCAGGACCTGGAGCGCTGGTACCTCAGCGGCGCCTACGACCTGATCATGGAAGGGAAGTACGAGGGAGCGCCGAAGGAGCCGGCGGGGAGGTAG
- a CDS encoding DUF1800 domain-containing protein, which produces MLSRRELIGLGAAAGLASGCAPLAARLRHKAPLDAFALPAGPTEPAVRLFGRAGFGHRPGDLQAYAADGHEKTVERLLHADAPEDPTLIAQISRLEAFRMNADEMEDLHREEVVRQLQQGAFLRSVYGANPLKERMVDFWTNHFNIYGPKETCAWRKGSDEDHVIRENALGSFPKMLEMSARSPAMLAYLDNERNVSGHANENYARELMELHTLGVDGGYTQRDIQEVARCFTGWMVEERFLRRKGTFRFDPDRHDNGRKMVLGHVIPAGGGEADAQTVLAIVSRHPSTAKFLAKKLSLYFLGERHPRVEGEVAEAYGKTGGDIRAMLRPILFSPALLEGSPILKRPLDLVASALRALDASTDGSRPIQEHLNAMGQAACQWPMPDGYPVKPTAWSGSMLPRWNFAFALAEGRIRGTTLERADLSKSVQVEALLGKKPDAELLQAVERDGLGVALASPEFQWR; this is translated from the coding sequence ATGCTCTCCCGCCGCGAGCTAATCGGGCTAGGCGCCGCCGCCGGACTGGCGAGCGGCTGCGCGCCGCTCGCGGCGCGGTTGCGCCATAAGGCTCCGCTCGACGCGTTCGCGCTTCCGGCGGGACCGACAGAGCCTGCGGTGCGGCTCTTCGGCCGCGCCGGCTTCGGCCACCGCCCGGGCGACCTCCAGGCATACGCGGCGGACGGCCACGAAAAGACCGTCGAGCGGCTGCTCCACGCCGACGCCCCGGAAGACCCGACTCTGATCGCCCAAATCTCGCGGCTCGAGGCGTTCCGAATGAACGCCGACGAAATGGAGGACCTGCACCGTGAAGAGGTCGTCCGTCAGCTTCAACAGGGCGCGTTCTTGCGCTCGGTCTACGGCGCGAATCCGCTCAAGGAACGGATGGTCGACTTCTGGACCAACCATTTCAACATCTACGGTCCCAAAGAAACCTGCGCCTGGCGCAAGGGGAGCGACGAGGACCATGTCATTCGCGAGAACGCGCTCGGCAGCTTCCCCAAGATGCTCGAGATGAGCGCCCGGAGCCCCGCCATGCTCGCCTATCTCGACAACGAGCGAAACGTGAGCGGCCACGCGAACGAGAATTACGCCCGCGAGCTGATGGAGCTCCACACGCTCGGCGTGGACGGCGGCTATACCCAGCGCGATATCCAGGAGGTCGCCCGCTGCTTCACGGGATGGATGGTCGAGGAACGGTTCCTGCGCCGTAAGGGGACCTTCCGGTTTGACCCCGACCGGCACGATAACGGCCGGAAGATGGTGCTCGGACATGTCATCCCGGCGGGCGGCGGCGAGGCGGACGCGCAAACGGTGCTCGCCATCGTCTCTCGACACCCTTCGACGGCAAAGTTTCTGGCGAAGAAGCTATCGCTCTACTTCCTCGGCGAACGGCATCCGCGGGTGGAGGGAGAGGTTGCGGAGGCGTACGGCAAGACCGGGGGCGACATTCGCGCGATGCTACGCCCAATCCTATTCTCTCCCGCGCTCCTGGAAGGATCGCCGATCTTGAAGCGTCCGCTCGACCTCGTCGCCTCAGCTCTGCGAGCGCTGGATGCGTCGACCGACGGCAGCCGCCCGATCCAGGAACACCTCAATGCGATGGGGCAAGCGGCGTGCCAGTGGCCGATGCCGGATGGATACCCGGTGAAGCCGACCGCCTGGTCCGGGTCGATGCTTCCCCGATGGAATTTCGCATTCGCCCTCGCGGAAGGTCGAATCCGCGGAACGACGCTTGAACGCGCGGACCTCTCGAAATCCGTTCAAGTAGAGGCGCTGCTCGGCAAAAAGCCGGACGCGGAGCTCCTGCAGGCAGTGGAGCGGGACGGCCTGGGCGTCGCTCTAGCATCCCCGGAGTTTCAATGGCGATAA
- a CDS encoding DUF1501 domain-containing protein — protein sequence MAITDWQTCDGAGLAPGRRDEAAVGVSRRGLMVGLSIGLMGWATRQSALAQVSVGPRNADRNVVVVVFLRGGADGLSLLVPYADDTYYRLRPVLSVPKEKVHRLDGFFGLHPSLASLEPLFHSGQLAPLHAVGSDDQTRSHFEAMNTMERGVARRDGPQSGWVTRYLEASEPENPSPLRAVALGYTTPTSLVGATNATTLSSLSDYRLDAPESARHSLESMYGRGSDLVSHAGRETLDVLRTMERIDAAHYKPSNSAKYPDSDLGLGLKQVACLVRANVGLEVACLDKGGWDTHFGQGVTAGLLPLLLDDLGKSLAAFAQDLGPESTRVTTIVMTEFGRRIEENASLGTDHGHGSAMFLMGGGVRGGQVHAKWPGLDHPVGPGDLAVTTDYRDVLSEVLSSRMGLRNPSDVFAGYEGSKLGIVGA from the coding sequence ATGGCGATAACCGATTGGCAAACGTGTGACGGCGCCGGCCTGGCGCCCGGACGGCGGGACGAAGCCGCGGTAGGCGTCAGCCGTCGCGGGCTGATGGTCGGGCTCTCGATCGGTTTGATGGGTTGGGCCACGCGCCAGTCGGCGCTGGCGCAGGTCAGCGTGGGGCCGCGCAACGCCGACCGAAACGTCGTGGTGGTGGTCTTTCTGCGGGGCGGCGCGGACGGGTTGAGCCTGTTGGTGCCGTATGCCGACGACACCTATTATCGGCTACGTCCGGTCCTTTCCGTTCCAAAGGAGAAAGTCCACCGCCTCGACGGCTTCTTCGGCCTCCATCCTTCGCTGGCGAGCCTGGAACCGCTCTTCCATTCCGGACAGCTCGCCCCGCTCCACGCCGTCGGCTCCGACGATCAGACCCGCTCGCATTTCGAGGCGATGAACACCATGGAGCGGGGCGTCGCCCGCCGCGATGGACCGCAGTCGGGATGGGTGACGCGCTACCTCGAGGCGTCCGAACCCGAAAACCCGTCGCCCCTGAGGGCGGTCGCCCTCGGTTACACCACTCCAACGTCGCTGGTCGGGGCGACGAACGCCACGACGCTATCCTCACTGAGCGATTACCGGCTTGACGCGCCCGAATCGGCCCGCCACTCGCTAGAGTCGATGTACGGCCGTGGGAGCGATCTCGTGTCCCACGCGGGACGCGAGACGCTAGATGTCCTCCGGACCATGGAGAGGATCGACGCCGCCCACTACAAACCTTCCAACTCCGCCAAGTATCCGGACAGCGATCTCGGCCTGGGCCTGAAACAGGTCGCGTGCCTGGTGCGGGCGAACGTCGGCTTGGAGGTCGCGTGCCTCGATAAAGGGGGCTGGGATACGCATTTTGGGCAGGGCGTGACCGCGGGGCTGCTGCCGCTGTTGTTGGACGACCTCGGCAAATCGCTCGCCGCGTTCGCTCAAGACCTCGGTCCGGAATCGACGCGGGTAACCACGATCGTGATGACCGAATTCGGACGCAGGATCGAAGAAAACGCCAGCCTGGGTACCGATCATGGTCACGGCAGCGCCATGTTCCTCATGGGCGGGGGCGTGAGAGGTGGGCAAGTCCACGCCAAGTGGCCCGGCCTCGACCACCCCGTCGGCCCCGGCGACCTGGCCGTCACCACCGACTACCGAGACGTCCTCTCCGAGGTTCTGTCATCGCGAATGGGTCTCCGGAACCCGAGCGACGTTTTTGCGGGTTACGAGGGATCGAAGCTTGGGATTGTCGGCGCGTAG
- a CDS encoding sugar phosphate isomerase/epimerase family protein: MIKTLSAGNIGVRTENLDAGLAAAKLGGYEGLEFNISEIADMGAEVARGKFDAADIVPAVFGVPVDWRGEESKWQESLKGLPRLAKAASELGCTRCATWIMPADNDRPFDENLKFHVDRFHPIAEILGEHGVSIGLEFVGPKTLRDRFTHPFIYTAEGMLEMGRQIGPNVGLLLDSFHWYTSHGTIDDLKKLRPEQIVYVHLNDAAEGRTEDEQIDGDRRLPAASGVIDIAGFLKTLDEIGFAGPVACEPFYPPLNDLPSDEVRLKTVKQAVDKAFAQAGL, encoded by the coding sequence GTGATTAAGACGTTATCGGCGGGAAACATCGGAGTGCGGACGGAGAACCTAGACGCCGGTTTGGCGGCGGCCAAGCTGGGAGGTTACGAGGGGCTGGAGTTCAACATCTCCGAAATCGCCGACATGGGCGCGGAGGTGGCCAGAGGGAAGTTCGACGCCGCCGATATCGTCCCCGCGGTCTTCGGGGTTCCGGTCGATTGGCGCGGGGAAGAATCGAAATGGCAGGAGAGCCTCAAAGGGCTTCCGCGACTCGCAAAGGCCGCGTCCGAACTCGGCTGCACCCGGTGTGCCACCTGGATCATGCCCGCCGATAACGACCGCCCGTTCGACGAAAACCTGAAATTCCACGTAGATCGGTTCCACCCGATCGCGGAGATTCTTGGCGAGCATGGCGTCTCGATCGGCCTCGAGTTCGTCGGCCCCAAAACCCTACGCGACCGGTTTACGCATCCTTTTATCTACACGGCGGAAGGAATGCTGGAAATGGGTCGCCAGATCGGCCCGAATGTCGGGCTGCTCCTCGATTCCTTTCATTGGTACACCTCCCACGGCACGATTGACGACCTGAAGAAGCTCCGCCCGGAGCAGATCGTCTACGTCCACCTAAACGACGCGGCCGAAGGGCGAACCGAGGATGAGCAGATCGACGGCGACCGCCGCCTTCCCGCCGCCTCCGGGGTCATCGACATCGCCGGCTTCTTGAAAACCCTCGATGAGATCGGCTTCGCCGGCCCGGTCGCCTGCGAACCGTTCTACCCCCCGCTCAACGACCTCCCTTCCGACGAGGTGCGGCTGAAGACGGTCAAACAAGCCGTCGACAAAGCGTTCGCCCAAGCCGGCCTGTAG
- a CDS encoding N-acetylmuramoyl-L-alanine amidase-like domain-containing protein gives MTRRELLRSAGFGIFGLAGGSSIAGMLQEPESFKGKKTFDRIVAKAAADGWAKLPIGELMGKIARELEGIPYVGYTIELSKDREMCAVDFTGLDCVTFFENTLDLARMIKRGRHRPEDLMAEVTFTRYRNGRLGDYTSRLHYTTDWFYDNERKGVVKILTPELPGAEPFTQKVGYMTEHPESYRQLAAHPELVPKIGAFEAKINARSLTYLPMDRLAEAETLLKTGDIVGVCTTAEGLDIAHTGLVYKDEQGVAHFMDASSAKSRMKVTLEGRISESLNWSKKLTGVMIARPLELKRGPRD, from the coding sequence ATGACTCGACGAGAACTGTTACGGAGCGCCGGGTTCGGCATCTTCGGACTCGCAGGCGGATCTTCCATCGCCGGCATGCTCCAGGAGCCCGAATCGTTCAAGGGGAAAAAGACGTTCGACCGGATCGTGGCAAAGGCGGCCGCCGACGGGTGGGCCAAGCTGCCGATCGGTGAGCTGATGGGGAAGATTGCCCGCGAGTTGGAGGGTATTCCGTACGTCGGCTATACGATCGAGCTCTCCAAGGACCGCGAGATGTGCGCCGTCGACTTTACCGGCCTCGACTGCGTGACGTTCTTCGAGAACACCCTGGACCTTGCGCGAATGATCAAGCGTGGGCGTCACCGCCCCGAGGACCTCATGGCCGAAGTGACGTTCACCCGGTACCGGAATGGGCGACTGGGCGACTACACGAGCCGGCTCCACTACACCACCGACTGGTTCTACGACAACGAACGCAAAGGGGTGGTGAAGATCCTAACCCCGGAATTGCCGGGCGCCGAACCGTTTACCCAAAAGGTGGGATACATGACCGAGCACCCGGAGAGCTACCGCCAACTTGCCGCTCATCCGGAGCTGGTACCGAAGATCGGAGCGTTCGAAGCGAAAATCAACGCTCGGAGCCTCACTTACCTGCCGATGGACCGTCTGGCGGAGGCAGAAACATTGCTGAAGACCGGCGACATCGTGGGGGTCTGCACCACGGCGGAGGGGCTTGACATTGCGCACACCGGGCTTGTGTACAAGGACGAGCAGGGGGTGGCCCACTTCATGGACGCGTCGTCGGCCAAGAGCCGGATGAAGGTGACGCTCGAAGGGCGGATCAGCGAGTCGCTTAACTGGTCCAAAAAGCTGACCGGGGTGATGATCGCACGCCCATTGGAACTCAAACGCGGCCCGCGCGACTAA
- a CDS encoding c-type cytochrome domain-containing protein, producing the protein MRKLLLFCAACALLAVGCSSKDATTADATTTGGTTATTTPPAKTPADTSTPSAPPAGGATGYPAVQAIFTKNCAGCHGGPKGKAGIDLTSYEGVMKGGAEGPIVKAGDPEGSVLVQALHGTGGKKQMPPKGALPADDIKTVESWIKDGAKKA; encoded by the coding sequence ATGAGAAAGCTTTTACTTTTCTGCGCCGCATGCGCGTTACTCGCCGTCGGCTGCTCCAGCAAGGACGCCACCACCGCCGACGCCACGACGACCGGCGGCACGACCGCGACCACCACCCCTCCGGCAAAGACCCCAGCCGACACCAGCACTCCAAGCGCGCCCCCTGCGGGCGGAGCGACCGGCTACCCCGCCGTCCAAGCGATCTTCACCAAAAACTGCGCCGGCTGCCACGGCGGCCCCAAGGGTAAGGCCGGAATCGATTTGACCTCGTACGAAGGCGTGATGAAGGGCGGCGCCGAGGGCCCGATCGTAAAAGCCGGGGATCCGGAAGGAAGCGTTCTCGTTCAGGCGTTGCACGGAACCGGTGGCAAGAAGCAAATGCCTCCGAAGGGCGCGCTTCCCGCCGACGACATCAAAACCGTCGAATCCTGGATCAAAGACGGCGCCAAGAAAGCCTAG
- a CDS encoding DedA family protein — protein MIDFLIHLDKNVRDLVPHYGAGAYGILFAIIFAETGLIVVPFLPGDSLLFMLGIFSVSSVVKGQVEPPAFNVWIIFPLLAAAAILGDQLNYQIGRYFGSHLFKNEKSKLFKPSHLRTTHEFYEKHGSKTVLLARFVPIVRALAPFVAGMSSMPYRTFTAWSVGGAVLWVGVCVFAGHLFGNIPIVRDHFEIGILVILAFSVIPVIFEVVRHRKKKANGNQSRS, from the coding sequence ATGATCGACTTCCTCATCCACCTGGACAAAAACGTTCGGGACCTCGTGCCGCACTACGGCGCCGGGGCTTACGGCATTTTGTTCGCCATCATCTTTGCCGAAACCGGCCTCATCGTCGTGCCGTTTCTGCCGGGCGATTCCTTGCTCTTTATGCTTGGGATCTTCTCGGTTTCGAGTGTGGTAAAAGGGCAGGTCGAGCCACCCGCGTTCAACGTCTGGATCATTTTCCCCTTGCTAGCGGCGGCTGCCATCCTCGGCGACCAGTTGAACTATCAGATCGGGCGGTACTTTGGCAGCCATCTATTCAAGAACGAGAAGTCGAAGCTCTTCAAGCCGTCGCATCTCCGGACGACGCACGAGTTCTATGAGAAGCACGGATCGAAAACCGTGCTCCTCGCCCGGTTCGTGCCGATCGTCCGAGCGTTGGCGCCCTTCGTGGCGGGGATGAGCAGCATGCCGTACCGCACGTTTACCGCTTGGTCGGTCGGCGGCGCGGTGCTTTGGGTAGGCGTGTGCGTCTTCGCCGGGCACCTGTTCGGAAACATCCCGATCGTACGCGATCACTTCGAGATCGGCATTCTCGTGATCCTCGCCTTCTCCGTGATCCCGGTCATCTTCGAGGTGGTTCGCCACCGGAAGAAGAAGGCGAACGGAAACCAAAGCCGCTCATGA
- a CDS encoding GNAT family N-acetyltransferase yields MSFTFLDPGLLVDRELELRLRKTSPGNPAGPWAPAYHFDMVLSLTETKVGNIDLRIGDLPGLVLYGGHIGYTVDRGHRGHRYAARAVRLLLELARRHGMTTLWITCNPDNMASRRTCELAGGEFVEIVDLPTDNDMYLEGEKQKCRYRFRLDG; encoded by the coding sequence ATGTCCTTCACGTTCCTAGACCCCGGTCTCTTGGTCGATCGCGAGCTTGAGCTGCGGCTTCGCAAGACGTCGCCGGGGAACCCGGCGGGGCCGTGGGCTCCGGCTTATCACTTCGATATGGTGCTGTCACTCACCGAGACGAAGGTGGGGAACATCGACTTGCGTATCGGCGACCTCCCAGGGCTCGTGCTGTACGGCGGACACATCGGATATACGGTAGATCGAGGGCACCGGGGGCATCGTTACGCGGCCCGAGCGGTGCGTCTGCTTTTGGAACTCGCGCGCCGCCACGGCATGACCACCTTGTGGATCACTTGCAACCCGGACAACATGGCGTCGCGCCGGACATGCGAGCTCGCCGGAGGCGAATTTGTCGAGATCGTCGATCTGCCGACCGACAACGACATGTATCTCGAAGGAGAAAAGCAGAAGTGCCGCTACCGCTTTAGGTTGGACGGATAG
- a CDS encoding metallophosphoesterase: protein MPCLAHAPEPGIKEQGMDVQGLLDEDGIDRRGFLKCMAWAGTGMLFTVQGGILKSQPLMSLFGSDPEAEAAIRKATFSFVQISDSHIGFSKQANKDVVGTLQAAVERINLGPAPDLLLHTGDLSHLSKPEEFDTLDQVLKGVRTTDRFFVPGEHDVLEDGGKLFRERYGRQAKGEGWYSFDHKGVHFVALVNVLNLKAGGFGSLGEEQLSWLRDDVRNLRSSTPIVVFAHVPLWTVYPEWGWGTDDGGRALEILKRFGSVTVLNGHIHQTMQKVEGNVTFHTAMSTAFPQPKPGSAPSPGPMTVPAGELKGLLGVTTVQYRQGQSSLAIVDSSLAAAGQDQKVSIDNFSFSPATLTVERGTRVTWTNRDDIPHTVVDQKGGFKSKVLDTNDSYSHTFDRAGEVAYFCSIHPHMTGKVIVH from the coding sequence GTGCCGTGTCTTGCACATGCCCCGGAACCGGGGATCAAGGAGCAAGGGATGGACGTTCAAGGATTACTCGACGAAGACGGCATCGATCGCCGTGGCTTTCTCAAGTGCATGGCATGGGCCGGGACAGGGATGCTGTTCACCGTCCAAGGTGGAATTCTGAAATCTCAGCCGCTAATGTCGCTGTTCGGGAGCGACCCCGAGGCGGAGGCGGCAATTCGGAAGGCGACCTTTAGCTTCGTTCAGATCAGCGACAGTCATATCGGCTTCAGCAAGCAAGCGAATAAGGATGTGGTCGGAACGTTGCAGGCGGCGGTCGAGCGGATCAATCTCGGTCCCGCGCCGGATTTGCTTCTCCACACCGGCGACCTCAGCCACCTTTCAAAGCCCGAGGAGTTCGACACCCTCGATCAGGTGCTTAAGGGCGTGCGAACCACCGACCGATTCTTCGTCCCGGGCGAGCACGACGTTCTCGAAGATGGAGGGAAGCTTTTCCGGGAGCGGTACGGCAGACAGGCGAAGGGGGAAGGATGGTACAGCTTCGACCACAAGGGCGTACACTTTGTGGCGCTGGTCAACGTTCTCAACCTTAAAGCCGGGGGCTTCGGAAGTTTAGGAGAGGAGCAGCTTTCCTGGCTTCGCGACGACGTGCGCAACTTGCGTAGCAGCACGCCGATCGTCGTTTTCGCGCACGTTCCGCTTTGGACGGTGTATCCGGAATGGGGATGGGGAACCGACGATGGCGGCCGCGCGCTAGAGATATTGAAGCGCTTCGGCTCGGTCACCGTGCTCAATGGGCATATCCACCAGACGATGCAGAAAGTCGAGGGGAACGTCACCTTCCATACCGCGATGTCTACCGCCTTCCCGCAACCGAAGCCAGGAAGCGCGCCCTCCCCGGGGCCGATGACGGTGCCGGCCGGAGAGTTGAAGGGTCTCCTCGGCGTCACCACGGTTCAGTACCGACAGGGGCAATCGAGCCTGGCGATCGTGGACAGTTCGCTCGCGGCGGCGGGCCAAGATCAAAAAGTCTCCATCGATAACTTCAGCTTTTCCCCCGCGACGCTAACCGTCGAGCGCGGAACTCGAGTTACGTGGACGAATCGAGACGATATTCCTCACACGGTGGTCGACCAAAAGGGCGGATTTAAGTCGAAGGTGTTGGACACCAACGACTCTTATTCGCACACGTTCGACCGGGCTGGGGAGGTCGCCTATTTCTGTTCGATTCACCCGCATATGACCGGGAAGGTGATCGTCCACTGA